One Lepus europaeus isolate LE1 chromosome X, mLepTim1.pri, whole genome shotgun sequence genomic window carries:
- the LOC133752584 gene encoding histone H2B type F-M-like — MAEPSPQRTCEESMVSQEPKKAPSPSRRRVAPRRACRRPPSWDLSFAPYFSRILRRQNENLTLSRKAKSLLDTLLKELLERILNEAAQLVREKQRVTLSFVEIQSAVGRLLPRELYLSLDIQAIDTLLEHSSHS; from the coding sequence ATGGCTGAGCCCTCGCCTCAGAGGACCTGTGAGGAGAGCATGGtcagccaggagcccaagaaggCACCGTCACCCTCCAGGAGGCGGGTGGCCCCCCGGCGGGCCTGCCGCCGCCCCCCGAGTTGGGACCTCAGCTTCGCCCCCTATTTCTCCAGGATCCTGAGGAGGCAGAATGAGAACCTCACCCTGTCCCGCAAGGCCAAGAGCCTCCTGGACACGCTCCTGAAGGAGCTCTTGGAGCGCATCCTCAACGAGGCCGCCCAGCTGGTCCGCGAAAAGCAGCGAGTGACCCTCAGCTTTGTGGAGATCCAGAGCGCGGTGGGCCGCCTGCTGCCCCGCGAGCTGTACCTGTCTTTGGACATCCAGGCCATCGACACCCTCCTGGagcacagcagccacagctga